The following proteins come from a genomic window of Eubalaena glacialis isolate mEubGla1 chromosome X, mEubGla1.1.hap2.+ XY, whole genome shotgun sequence:
- the LOC133081816 gene encoding LOW QUALITY PROTEIN: toll-like receptor 13 (The sequence of the model RefSeq protein was modified relative to this genomic sequence to represent the inferred CDS: deleted 1 base in 1 codon; substituted 1 base at 1 genomic stop codon), translated as MKIYHVYIWCRFLRNLPVLEALVFWKNAINAGGVKRLANCTRLLSLDLSQSNDLVHLNDSEFDAMPSLQRLNLNTCQPSFLSNRTWSALQNLRALDLSHNKFKRFPDFAFSPLRYLQSLFLSRNPITELNNMAFYGLYSLKELNLAGCWIVKIDKYSFAQFPNLESLDLGYNNIRTLKCRTFQFLKKLQVLILSQNCLKDIEENAFSDLNYLYKLDLAYNILSSFQAGLFLGLENLEVLNLSFNKISYETTRTLPFPPFMNLKSLKQLNLEGQIHGIQVVPTNFFQGLNGLQELLLGKNPMVFLDDLQFDSLINLTKLDISGTKSGDRSLSLNISLFQKLKRLKMLRLENNLVSLTPGMFSGLESLQVFSLRFNNLRVINQSHLENLKSLKYFDLYGNKLQCSCDNAWFKNWSINTANVRIPYLQSYTCQQPNIQSFLIDFDDSMCNFDLGKVCFFCSFSLVLTTMVSSWFIAKMTPSLWYGLYIFXAWYLAKWHRMEKEFIYDAFVSFTATDEQWVYEELVPALEEGGQPTFKLCLHHRDFEPGIDIFENIQNAINTSRKTVCVVSNHYLHSEWCQLEVQLASIKMFYGHEDVIILIFLEEIPNYKLSSYHRLRKLVNRQTFITWPDSAQERPLFWARIRNALGNKSVEKDNAQLIVAQ; from the exons ATGAAGATATACCATGTCTATATTTGGTGTCGCTTCCTCCGAAATTTACCTGTATTAGAGGCTTTGGTTTTTTGGAAAAATGCCATTAATGCAGGGGGCGTAAAGCGCCTTGCCAACTGTACCAGGCTTTTGTCCCTTGACCTGAGCCAAAGCAATGATCTTGTTCACCTCAATGACAGTGAGTTTGATGCTATGCCCAGCCTCCAAAGGCTGAATCTAAACACGTGTCAACCTTCCTTTCTCAGCAACAGGACCTGGAGTGCCCTCCAGAACTTGAGAGCCCTAGACCTGAGCCACAATAAGTTTAAAAGATTTCCAGATTTTGCATTTTCACCCTTGAGGTACCtacaatctctctttctctctagaaATCCCATCACAGAACTCAATAATATGGCCTTCTATGGGCTGTATTCATTGAAGGAGCTCAACTTGGCTGGGTGCTGGATAGTAAAAATTGACAAATACTCCTTTGCTCAATTTCCAAATTTAGAGAGTTTAGACCTTGGATACAACAATATTCGGACACTGAAATGCAGAACATTTCAGTTTCTGAAGAAGCTCCAAGTTCTCATTCTCTCCCAGAACTGCCTGAAAGACATAGAGGAGAATGCATTTTCTGACCTCAATTACCTCTATAAACTTGACTTGGCATACAATATCTTGTCAAGTTTTCAAGCAGGCCTTTTCTTGGGCCTGGAAAATCTAGAAGTTTTGAATCTCAGTTTTAATAAAATTAGTTATGAAACCACTAGGACCTTGCCATTTCCTCCATTTATGAACCTCAAGTCTTTGAAACAACTCAACCTAGAAGGACAAATACATGGAATTCAGGTTGTTCCAACCAACTTCTTCCAAGGGCTGAATGGCCTGCAGGAGCTACTCCTAGGGAAAAATCCCATGGTATTCCTAGATGACCTTCAGTTTGACTCCCTGATTAATCTCACAAAGTTGGATATCTCAGGAACAAAATCTGGAGACCGAAGTCTCAgtttaaatatttccttattcCAAAAactcaaaagactaaaaatgcTGCGCCTAGAAAACAACTTAGTGTCATTGACTCCTGGCATGTTCTCTGGCTTAGAAAGCCTTCAGGTCTTCTCTTTAAGATTCAACAACCTAAGAGTCATTAATCAAAGTCATCTGGAGAATCTGAAATCTCTGAAGTACTTTGATCTCTATGGGAACAAACTTCAGTGCAGCTGTGACAATGCATGGTTCAAGAATTGGTCAATAAACACAGCAAATGTCCGTATCCCCTACCTCCAGAGCTATACTTGTCAGCAGCCAAATATCCAGAGTTTCTTGATAGATTTTGATGATTCTATGTGTAATTTTGACCTAGGAAAAGTTTGCTTCTTCTGCTCCTTCAGTCTGGTCCTCACAACCATGGTCTCCTCTTGGTTCATTGCCAAGATGACTCCATCTCTATGGTATGGGCTCTACATATTTTGAGCCTGGTACCTGGCCAAGTGGCATAGGATGGAGAAGGAGTTCATCTATGATGCCTTTGTCTCTTTCACTGCCACTGATGAGCAGTGGGTATATGAAGAGCTTGTTCCAGCCCTAGAAGAAGGTGGCCAGCCCACTTTTAAGCTCTGTCTTCACCACCGGGACTTTGAACCAGGCATAGACATCTTTGAGAACATCCAGAATGCCATCAACACCAGCCGGAAAACT GTGTGTGTGGTCAGTAACCACTACCTGCACAGTGAATGGTGCCAGCTTGAAGTACAGCTGGCCAGCATCAAGATGTTCTATGGGCACGAGGATGTCATCATCTTGATCTTCCTGGAAGAGATCCCAAACTATAAGTTATCCAGCTACCACCGACTCAGGAAACTTGTGAATAGGCAGACATTTATCACCTGGCCAGACAGTGCCCAAGAGAGGCCACTCTTCTGGGCTCGTATTAGAAATGCATTGGGCAACAAATCTGTGGAGAAAGACAACGCACAGCTAATTGTGGCCCAGTGA